Below is a window of Rhodothermales bacterium DNA.
GGTGTCCATCGGCGGCATGTCGCCGCGTTCTTCGGCCGCCACGATCGCGTCGCGCTGCTCGCGCGAGATGATGCCGTCCTGAAAGCCCCGGTCGGCATCCTCGGCGTTCGGGTAGTTGAGCACGAACGCTTTGTAGAACTTGCTGTTGGGATTCTTGGAGACGACGAAGAACGTCCCTTCCGGTGTACGCCAGTCGTCGGGCGAGCTGAGGTTACCGCGCCGGATCTTGTCGGATACCACGTTGGCGCCGAAATCGGCGGGGATCTTGCGCACGAGTTCGGTGCCCCGGTACACATACACGGCCTTGCGCCGTTTGGAGACCCGAATCCAGACATTCGAGATCGCGCCGGTCTGCACATACCCCTGCTCGCCCGAGCGGGTGCGAACGCGGCTCCAGGCGGGATTGCGCTCGATCACGATGAGCGGCTCGCGAAAACGCAGCGCGAGATACGCCTGCGCGTCGCTCGGACTCCGATAGAGCATCCCGTCGCGCGACACCGTGTAATAAAGTCGCCGCGCATCGGCGAAATCGTCATCCTCCGAAAAGAGACCGACAAAAGCGGTCGTGACGAGCAGAAGCAGGTGGAGC
It encodes the following:
- a CDS encoding L,D-transpeptidase family protein, with the translated sequence MLWTTLHLLLLVTTAFVGLFSEDDDFADARRLYYTVSRDGMLYRSPSDAQAYLALRFREPLIVIERNPAWSRVRTRSGEQGYVQTGAISNVWIRVSKRRKAVYVYRGTELVRKIPADFGANVVSDKIRRGNLSSPDDWRTPEGTFFVVSKNPNSKFYKAFVLNYPNAEDADRGFQDGIISREQRDAIVAAEERGDMPPMDTQLGGWIEIHGSGTGGGTNWTQGCVAIRNEQMDELWALVNVGTPVITEY